The Pseudomonas bijieensis DNA window ATTCATCTGGGACACCATGCCCCTGCGCGACTTGGACGGTAACGTGACGTCCGTCGATGGCTGGTCGGTGATCTTCACCCTGACGGCCGATCGTCATCCAAACGACCCGCAGTACCTCGACGAGGACGGTAACTACGACATCCTCCGCGATTGGAACGATCGTCACGGTCGAGCAAAGATGTACTACTGGTTTTCTCGTACCGGCAAGAACTGGGAATTCGGTGGCCGTGTGATGGCCGAAGGCGTTTCGCCGACCGCTCGCGAATGGGCCGGTACGCCGATCCTGTTGAACGACCGAGGCGAAGTGGACCTGTATTACACCGCCGTCACTCCGGGCGCGACCATCGTCAAGGTGCGCGGTCGGGTGGTGACCACTGAACACGGTGTCAGCATGGTCGGCTTCGAGAAGGTCAAGCCGCTGTTCGAGGCCGACGGCAACATGTACCAGACCGAAGCACAAAACGCTTTCTGGGGTTTCCGCGACCCATGGCCTTTCCGCGACCCGAAAGATGGCAAGCTGTACATGCTGTTCGAGGGCAACGTGGCCGGTGAGCGCGGCTCGCACAAAGTGGGAGAGGCAGAAATCGGCGATGTGCCGCCAGGTTATGAAGATGTCGGCAACTCGCGCTACCAGACCGCCTGTGTCGGCATCGCCGTGGCCCGCGACGCGGACGGTGACGACTGGGAAATGTTGCCGCCACTGCTGACCGCCGTGGGCGTAAACGACCAGACCGAACGCCCGCACTTCGTGTTCCAGGATGGCAAGTACTACCTGTTCACGATCAGCCATACCTTCACCTATGCCGACGGTGTAACCGGGCCGGACGGCGTGTACGGTTTCGTCGCGGACTCGCTCTTCGGCCCTTACGTGCCGCTGAACGGATCCGGCCTGGTGCTGGGCAACCCGTCCTCCCAGCCATTCCAGACCTACTCGCACTATGTAATGCCAAACGGCCTGGTGACCTCCTTCATCGACAGCGTACCGACCGACGAAACCGGCACGCAGATTCGTGTGGGCGGCACTGAAGCACCCACGGTGGGCATGAAAATCAAAGGGCAGCAGACCTTCGTAGTGGCCGAGTACGACTACGGCTACATCCCGCCGATGCTCGACGTCACACTCAAGTAATAGCGACGCAGGGGGTTCAGGTAGCGGGTTTGAGGTCGATGACAAAACCGTCGTGGATATGATCGAGATATCCCGCCTGATTCATTGCGATGTTGCTCGCAAGCCCCACTGAATAACGAGTCGTAACCCTCTTCGCGACTGGCTGCAAGGATGCAGTCGGTTGCGAATGCATTTCCCCGCGACGTATGTACACAAGCTCCTCTGTGGGAGCGAACTTGCTCGCGATAGCGGTGCATCAGCCACATTCCGGCCCGCTGTTTATCGTGACTCCACGAGACTAGCCACGACCGACATCGCCTTGCGCCATTGCCTACAACTACGCCAGAATCCGCCGGCTTGTGCGTCTTGGAGGGCGTCGGTAGTTTGAGTCCTGTCACTGAGCATCAGTGATCGGGTTTAGTCGCCCGTCTCAACCTAAGGCGTACCAAGTCCCGTCGGACAGGCTGTGCTGTTCCTGTATTGATGGTGGCTGTGCGCAGGGCGCCCCCGGGCGCGCCGGGATTCTTAGGTTCACCGGTCGACTAACCTGCGCACAGCTGCCGCCCTCTCGTTTAGTCGCGAGGTGGTTGCAGCATCACTTAAGGAACCTAAGTCGATGGCAAAAATTACACCGAACCCTCCGACCACAGATGAGCATGTGTCTCGCGCTCAGTCTGCTCGTAACAATAAGCTTGATGATGCTGCCAACCGGGCGTTGGATTACTACCTGAAGCCTACGCCGAAGAGCGAAACGTCTGACAAACCCAACACCATCTTCCGTATCGCACCGGATGTTGATTCGGAATGCCTGCTTGCCAATCTCAGTGAAAACCTGGCTTCGGCGAATGCCATGATCAGTGATTTGGCGTTTGGTCTTGAGGGATCACGACGGCATTTTGCGTTGGGGATCTTGCAGGTAATTGAGGTGAGTGAGCTGTTGGCGAATCGGGCTTTGGATATTGTTGAGGTGAGGTAACAAGGGGCCGCGCTTACCCCGGATTGTGAAAAAAAGGTCTTGCATGGCAAGGCCTTTTTTGTGGCCGTTCGCCCGGCAGCGGCCAGCCACGAAACATGATTGATTGTGATGATGACACTCAATTTTTCGCTCAACATTTCGCCCAGCAGGTCGTTAGCCTTCTGTCCTCTCTTATCAAGGAAGTAGCCGTGTCCGAAAATGTTTACGCACCGCCTTTGGCTCAACTGGAGACCATCGCTGAACAGCCATCCGAGTTTTATGTGGTGTCGCCAGCAAAGCTTCTGACACTGGCGATTCTGACGTTTGGCTTCTATTTCTATTACTGGTCATACAAAAACTGGAGCCTCTACAAGCAATCTACCCAGGCCGATATCTGGCCGTGGGCCCGCGGCCTGCTATGCATATTTTTCATTCACCAACTGTATCGCCGAGCGAATGAGAAAATTCGCAGCAGTGGTCGTACATTTGAGTGGGATTATGAACAGTGGGCAACCGTATTCGTTGTGCTGACGGTCGGTGCCAATCTGTTGGATGCAGTGGCGAAGCGCGTCGATGGCTTTGCATTCCTGGCCGGTTGGTTACTGCTGGCGATTCCACTGCGGGCCTATGTGGTGAGCCGGAGTCAACCGATGATCAACTTCGCCGCCAATGATCCTCAAGCGTCGAGCAATTCGCGTTTCACCGCATGGAATTACCTCTTCATGGTGGCTGGAGTTTTGCTCTGGGCTCTGACATTGCTTGGTGCCTGGACCCTTTATCGTTGAACCGAATGAAGATGGAGGCGACTCAGGCGAAGGTGGTTTGTTTGAATACGGGTGAGGCGACGCGGTGTTTATTGGGGTGGGCGGGATTTAGGAGGGGCTGACGTCGCCTTGCGCCATTGCCTACAACTACGCCAGAATCCGCCGGCTTGTGCGTCTTGGGGCCCCTCGGTAGTTTGAATCCGTCACTGCTCATCAGTGATCGGGTTTCGCAGCCCGGACTCTATAGGCGCACAACGTCACCTTCGAAAGCAGATCGCCCATGTCTGTGATTTCGTCAGAGGTGGCTGTGCGTGGGAGACCTTCGGGTCTGCCGGTCCCTAGAGTCCCGGTCTGCGAACCCGCGTACAGCTGCCACCCCAACTTCGTTTCGCAGCGAATGGTGGCAGCTCCAACAGACTCTAGGAGCTTTACCATGGTCAAAATTACACCGAACCCGCCAGCTACCGACGAAACCGTGTCCCGCGTTCAGTCGGCTCGTAACAAGAAACTTGATGCTGCGGCCAACCGAGCGTTGGATTTCTATCTGAAGCCTACGCCGAAGAAAGAAACGTCTGACAATCCCAACAGCATCTTTCGTATCGCGCCTGATGTTGATTCGGAATGTTTGCTCGCCAGTCTCAGTGAAAAACTGGCTGCAGCCAATGCCATGATCAGTGATTTGGCGTTTGATCTTGAGGGATCGCGAAGGCGTGTTGCGATGGGGATTTTGCAGGTGATTGAGGTGAGTGAACTGTTGGCTAATCGGGCTTTGGATATTGTTGAGGTGAGATAGGGCGGGGCGTTGGCTGCCTTTCTGGCGAAAAAAGGTCTTGCTTGGCAAGACCTTTCATATAAAAAGCTCCGAAACGACGAATGCCCAAATTGTCCAACAACCTGTTGGATAATTGTCCAATCAGCAGGGCATCAGCGGGGGCGGTACTCGGCAAGCCGACTCTCAAAGTACTGTGCCGTTTCCTGATCAGTACAGTACAGGTAGCACCCTTTCATTCCACGGGTCATCAGTGTTCGGTACGTGTTTTTGATGATCAGGTCCGTCTCTTTCTGCGCGAAATCAGGTTGCTCTTTCATCAGTTTCTTCCAGCCACGAATCGATTTGTCGTGCTTGTCACGCTTGTGCGGCGATGTCAGCACTTTCCCATCACGGACGATCAAATCCGGGCCGATGATCACCCCTATATAGTCAACTTCCAGCCCTTGGCAGGTATGAATGCAACCAACCTGTTCGATGGAGTTTTCCGCGATGATCCACAAACTGCCGTCCTGATCCAGGTTCCATTGGCGCGCATAGTCATCGCCGATCACGATATCGGAAGCCTTGGAGTCTTTTTTGCTGAGCCAAGGCCAGCAGTAACCCGCGACTACGCGAGCTTTGTTTCCGTGGTTTTTCTGCTCAATGGCCGCGTGCATTGCCTGCGGAGTGTTGAACACTTTAAATTCGTACTCGCTAGTATCGAGTAGCTGATTGGCGGTCAGTCGAATAGCCAATACGTCATCCAGCCACGCTAGATAACCATCAGACCCGCTGCAACGAAACTGAGAGGACAGTGTGTATTCCTCCACGGTTGCGCCTTTGGATTTCGCAAAGGTACGAATAGCCTGTTTGCTGCCAATGTCGCTCAAGGTCACGCGCTGATCTTCGTCGATGAAGAAAATCGAGCATTTCGAAGAGTTGATCAGTTCCTTAATTTGGTTCTCGCCCAGGTTTCCATACAGACCGCTTTTTTCATTGAGCCGGTGAGCTTCGTCAACGATCAGAGCGTCGAACGTGTTGGGCTCAGTTTCAATAAACGCACCCGAGCCAGAAAAGAAATTGGAAAAATGGCTGCGTTTGATCGTACCAACGAGCTTGCTTTCATACACCTTGCGAGGCGCTGCGTTTTTCGAGACGTATTTGCTAAGCAGCTTTAACGCGGTGAGTCTTACCAGCAAGTTGATCGCCAGAACGGTTTTTCCGGTCCCTGGACCGCCCTCAATGATCAGTACCTTTGGCGCTGCTATAGACGCTTCACCTGCCGCAACAAGTGCTGACTCGAAGACTTCTTTCTGGTCATCGATCAACACAAACTCAGGTTTGCCATCCATGAGCCCGGTAAGCGCTTCGGCTAGTGCTTTGGATGGCCGAATTTTTCCGTTGGAGAGTTCGTAAAGCACCTCTTTGTTGTCACCGTGAGTGATGTGCTTTTTCAGGAAACTTCGTAGTTTCGTCAGTTCCTCAGGGCCTTTGAGGAACAACGGAGCTTTACTGGTATGGGCTTGGTAGTGAGCGGAGTCGATGACGCCATCGCTGACATAGTTATGCAGATAGGCACAGGGGCGAATTTCGATGCTTTTGTCGTAGACCGCTTCGTTGAAGCCTTCTAACAGTGCCGCGTATGACCATACCTGATAGGACGGGTGAATGGTTTCAACGAGACCGCCACCTAAGGCAGTTTTGACAATTGCGTCCTTGGTGGTTGCGCTCGCCTTGCTCCATTGCTTCAGCTCGATCAATACGGCTTTTTTGGCTTGGTTCTCATCACGACCTGTGAGCAAAAAGTCGATACGCTTCGAGGACTGAGGGATGTGCAGCTCAATAGCCAGGCCAGCATTGCTAGGCAGGTCATCATCTCGAAGCACCTTGGCCATGTAGGTCAAGGATCCCTGCCACGACCTGATCTCTGATACGCCCACCTTCTTACCGGTGGCCTCTTTGAAGTGCCGCAGGATCACTTCTTCAATGTCGTCGTTATCATTGTCTTTCAGGAATTGCTGTTTGGTCGCCGCGTAAACGATCACAAGAGATCCTTAGAGCACTGAAGGTCAGAGTTGGTCGTACTTTTTGCTGGTGCTTTTGGCTTTGTCGACGGGGTATTTCTGGCCGTTCAGAGCAAGCTTGCTTGTAACCGCTTCGTTGAGATCGACGCCAAGCACGCTACTCAGGCGAACCAAGTACATGAGTACGTCGGCTAACTCGTCCCTCACTGATTGGGCGGTCGTCGGATGGTTAGCAGCAGCCAGTGAATCGGCTTCGCTCATCCACTGGAAAACTTCGCAAAGCTCACCCACCTCGCCTGTCAGCGCTAGCAGAAGGTTTTTGGGCGAGTGGAATTGATGCCAGTCGCGATCATCTGCAAAGCGCTGGAGCGAAGCTGCAAGATTTTCCACGTCGATTAATTGTTTGGATGTGCCATCTGCCTTGCTCACAGATTTGCCTCTTGTTTGCCGACAGAAACGTGACCAACAGCCACGTCAGAAATTTAGGGATGGATTGTAAGAGTTTTCTTTTGGGGTAGTGGGCTTTTCACTGACCCTTCGACAGTAGATCCAGCTCAGGCTTTGTTTTTGGCTGCTTGATAGCGATCCTTGACCTCTGCAACGCTTAGCCATTTGCGGCGTGAATGCACCACACGATGACAATTGGCACATAACAATGCGAGGTCCGCGAGCTTGGTTTTATCGCCAGGTTGGAGCGTATGCAGTGGCTTAGTGTGGTGCACATCGATAACGCCATCGACGTCTGGGCCGTATGTTTTGCTGAAGTTGAAGCCACAGGCTTCGCACTGGAGAACACCGTGGTTCTTGAGGGCTTCGTCCTTTTTTCGTTTGACGAGTTTTTTGTCCCTTTCCCGTACACGGTGTACGTGGGTTAACACTTTTCCTTCCTCTGCTTCGAAGAAGCCCGGCTCTTCCTCCGCGCTTAGATCTATTGGCGTAGCAGAAGAAGTGGTTCCGACGTTCGCCTTGATGGCGGCTACGACTTCGGCTAGACGCTCGGGGTTATCCGCGAATTCCAGCCATACCAACTCCTCGTCTTTATTGCCTTTTGCAAGACCTGTGCGACCAGTGTTGGTATAGCTCGGATCCCAACGACGGAAATTGTTGAGCTTCATGCAGACACCATTGGTGTTACGAAAACTCTGGTTCTTGCTCGCACCGGTGGCGTTGCCAATGAGATTGAGGCTCTGTGATAGGGCTCGGACTTCTGGATGGTTAACGCCAGGTAAGCCATTGCGGTAAAGCAGGTACAGGTTCAGAGCTAGGACGAGTTCGTCACGGCTCCAAGGCGGATTGGATTGATTGCTGGTAGGTGAAGAGGACATGGCGGGGGCTATCCGTAGGTTTCCCGTTTCGCTGTAGGACGCAGCGCAATATGTCGTCAGAATATTCTCTTCTGATGGCGTTTGGGAATCATACGAGGTTCGATGGGCTTCGCTGTCGAGCACAGGGGATGCTCACGCGCAGCGTTGTTTGGCCATCAGGCGGAATTTTGCATGGGGATGGGATAAATTCAGACATTAAAAAGCCGGCTTATGGCCGGCTTCTCGTTGACTAACTCAGTTCGTTTTTGACAAACCTCACCAGCCTTCAAAACGTACATCCGGCTCTTGCGGCCGGCTGTGGGACTTGGTCAGAAAGTGATCTGCCTTGTCGGTGCGAGGCGTGGGCTCGCAAATGTGGGGCGGAGGATACGCGGGTTTGGTTCAGAATCCCAGTGGTAAGTGGTGTGGAATCATTGGGTTATCGGTGATTCAGGGGGAAAGCAGGGGGCTGCTGCGCAGCCCAGCGGGAGCAAGCTCCCTCGCCACAAAAGCTTCTGCCACAGCCTCTGCCGCAGCTCCTGCCACAATTCCCGCCACGGTTTCTGGTCTTGGGTGGGTCAATCGAATACCGGCGGTCTCTGTTTGTTGAGGGTGGACCACCAGAACACCCAGCCGATCACGTGGATGTGTTGCGCGTCGATTTGTTCAGCACTGAACACCTCATCAGGATACGCAGCGCTGTTGTGGCTGCGCAGGCGCAGTCGGTTGCCGGGAATTCGGTGCAGGTATTTGATACGCAGCATCCCATCATGCTCAAGCGCATAGATCTGGCCATCAACGATTTGCGTCAGGCCGCGGTCGATGGCGAGGGTGGAGCCGTCTTCGATGCGTTCGGCCATGCTGTCGCCGACCATGGTGATGCAGATGGCGTCGCTGGGGTCGATTTCCAGGGATTCGAGGTGGCTGCGGGGCAGGCGGATGGATTGGTCGGGGACTTCGACGATGTGGGTTTTGGTTTCGCCGGGGGCGATGGGGACTTCCTTGTAGAAAGGCAGTTCGATGTCCGTGGGTTCCACCACGCTGTAGACGCCGTCGTTTTCGGCCGCCTCATAGGTGGTGCCGGGGCCGAGGCCCAATGGGGTCTGCGGGCCTTCGCCGTGGGCGAGCCACTCCGGGCTGACCGTCAGCAGGCTGGCGATGGAGTGGATGCGCCCGGGCGGGATGCCACGGTTGAACCAGTTGTTCACGTGCTGGGATTTCACGCCGTATAACTTCGCGAAGTCGGCGGAACGGATATGGGCTTCTTTTAGAAGGGCTCTGAAGCGGTCGCCACTGGAGATCTTTTTCATAAACGGAAAGTTTAGGGGCGACTGTGTTTTCGGCAATAAACATGTCGTTCAAATATATAAGACGATCTTTCCGTTTGCAGGATCTGAAAGGGGCGGGCTAAACGCTGTTAAACAGTATTAATACAAGTTGGTATTAAGCGCCATTAAGGCATAAAAAAACCCCGGTGCAAACCGGGGTTCTTCTGCAAATTCAGTTTCAGCCTTTGTAGGCGGCAACCGATTTGGTGATCGCTTCGCGGGCGGCGTCTGCACCGGCCCAGCCTTCGATCTTGACCCACTTGCCTTTTTCGAGGTCTTTGTAGTTCGCGAAGAAGTGCTCGATCTGCTGGATCAGCAGCGGTGGCAGGTCGGTGTATTCCTTCACGTCGACGTACAGTTGCGACAGTTTGTCGTGTGGCACTGCGATGACTTTGGCATCGCCGCCGCCGTCGTCGGTCATGTTCAGGATGCCGACCGGACGGGCGCGGATGACCGAGCCTGGGGCCACTGGGTATGGGGTCACGACCAGCACGTCGAGGGGGTCGCCGTCGTCGGCCAGGGTGTTGGGGATGTAACCGTAGTTGGCCGGGTAGAACATCGGGGTGGCCATGAAACGGTCAACGAACAGGCAGTCGCTGTCTTTGTCGATTTCGTATTTGATCGGGGCGTGGTTGGCCGGGATTTCGATCGCGACGTAGATGTCGTTCGGCAGGTCTTTGCCAGCCGGAATCTTGCTGTAGCTCATTGGGCGGTGCCCCCGTTAGTTGACCAAATGACTGGTCGGATTGACCAAAAAGTGGCGGCGATTATAGGCATATTCGGCCGCTGTTGCCACGTTGGCAGGGTCTTAGAGACCTTAGTATGACGCCTGATAGACCGGATCTTCGGCTTGAAGTTGCCGCAGCCGGGCCAAAGGATCCTGGCGGTAGAACGCCTGGAGCTGTTCATAGACCTTGGGATAGGCCTGGTGCAGCAGGTCCGGGGCGCTGAAGAAGTATTCGCTGGTGACGGCGAAGAATTCCGCCGGGTTTTCGGCGGCGTAGGGGTCGATGATGGTTTCTGCGTCGGGGTTGTGGTCCAGTTGCCGGTTGAGGTCATCGAAGGCCTGTTGCATGGCGTCGGCCCAATCCTGGACGCGCATGTCGGCGTGCAGCGGCGGCAGGCCGTTGGCGTCGCCGTTGAGCATGTCGAGTTTGTGTGCCAGTTCGTGGATCACCAGGTTGTAGCCGTCCCAACCGCCGCTGGCGAGCACGCCGTCCCAGGCCAGGATGATCGGGCCCTGGGGCCAGGCTTCGCCGCTGTGTTCGCCGTCCCATTCGTGCTCGATGCCGCTGGCGTCGCGGTAGCGCTGGGGGCTGAGGAAGTCGTCGGGGTAGAGGACGATTTCGTGGAAGCCCTGGTACCAGTTCAGTTCGCCGAGGTGCATCAGTGGTAGTTGCGCCTGGGCGGCGAGCAGCAGGCGTTGTTCCTGGTGCAGTTCGACGCCGGGCAGGGCGGTGAGGTGTTTGTCATGCAGGAACAGCACGCAGGCTTCGCGCAGCCACTGGTCCTCGGCGGCGCTGATGCCGTCGAGGAAACTCAACTGATGACGCACGCGCTGCCAGGTTTCCTCGGTGACAGGGTGTTTGGCGAGGGTGCGTTGGCGGCGCCAGTTGCTCAGGGACCACATGGGCGATCAGGCTTTCGAGGCGCGCTGGCTCATTTTGCTGCGCACCAGGCTGATGATCATCGGCAGCAGCGACACCAGGATGATGCCCACCACCAGCAGTGACAGGTTCTGCTTGATGAACGGCACGTTGCCGAAGAAGTAGCCGAGGGTGACCAGGCCGCCGACCCAGAGGACGGTACCGAGGACGCTGAAGCCGAAGAAGCGCAGGTAGTTCATTTTGCCCACGCCGGCGACGAAGGGGGCGAAGGTGCGGATGATCGGCAGGAAGCGCGCCAGGGTCACGGTTTTGCCGCCGTGTTTGTCGTAGAAGTCGTGGGTTTGCTGCAGGTAGTCGCGGCGGAAGATTTTCGAGTCGGGGTTGCTGAACAGTTTTTCGCCGGCGGTGCGGCCGATCAGGTAGTTGGTGCTGTCGCCGAGGATCGCCGCCAGCATCAACAGGCCGGCCAACAGCAGTGGGTCCATGGCACCACCCGCGGCTACGGCGCCGGCGATGAACAGCAGGGAGTCGCCCGGCAGGAAGGGCGTCACCACCAGGCCGGTTTCACAGAAGATCACCAGGAACAGGATGGCGTAGACCCAGGTGCCGTAGTTGGTCACCAGCATGTCGAGGTAGACGTCGAGATGCAGAATGAGGTCGAGGGGGTTGAAATCCATGCAAAACACCTGTGGTGGCGGCCCGACTCGGCAGGCTGGTGGGGCTGGCTTTGAGTATGGCTACAGAGTGTGTAGCTTTTTCTTACAAGCTGGGAAGAGCGGCATTATACGGTGAGGATTGTGAAGCGCGTGTTGAGTTTGTAGCTGGGGATTTCTGAGGGGGGCGGTTGGATGAGGCATCGGCTCGGACCGCTTTTGTGGCGAGGGAGCTTGCTCCCGCTGGAGCGCGAAGCGGTCCCCTAAAGGCTGACTAGGTCAGTCTGGTGTACCGCGTGCTCAGGTTTTGGGTCTGCTGTGCAGCCCAGCGGGGATAAATCCCCTCGCCACAAGGTTTCACCTAGCCACACAGGGTTGGTGGTGTGTCATTGGGATTTGGTTGGCTGGGTTGTGGGTGCTGCGCACCCAAGCGGGAGCAAGCTCCCTCGCCACAAGGGGTGCACTCAGCCACAGAGGTTTCACCCAGCCACCAGGGGGTCAGATCCCGTCGCTGATCGGCAACACGTAGTTCTTGAACTCGGTGTCTTCCTTGAAGCCGATCGATTCGTAGGTTTTCTGCGCCACTTCGTTGTTGCTGCTGGTGGAGACGCGCATGCGTACGGCGTTGGTTTCCTTGGCCATTTTTTTTCGCGGTGCGGATCAGGTTGTCGGCCACCAGTTGGCGGCGAGCGTCTTCGGCGACGTAGATGTCGTTGAGGATCCACACGCGCTTGAGCGACAGCGACGAGAAGCTTGGGTAGAGCTGGCAGAAGCCCAGCAGTTTGTTGTCGTCGTCATCGGGCAAGGCCAGGTAGATCACCGATTCCTTGCGGCGCAGGCGTTTTTCGAGGAAGGCTCGGGACGAGTCCGGGTAGGGCAGTGAGCCGTAGAATTCCCGATACTTGACGAACAATGGGGTCAGCAGGTCCAGGTGTTCCAGGGTCGCTTGGATAATCCGCATGGTAGGTCTCGTCTGCAAGGGTCGACAGATATTCAGACAACAACTTCGCGCTGCCGTGCTTTTGATGCTGCCTGAAAGCGGATCAAAAACGCAACGGATAAACGGATCAGCTTTGGGGCGGCATGAGTAGGAAGTTACCTTTCATATCGGCGGTATTTTCCGAGTCTAGAGTTTGAACCTGGGCTTCGTCCTTCAGATTGACCCCCGAGAGCTGGCGGCGACAGGCCTCGCGCATCAGGTAGATCAGGCGGTGGGCGGCCATGCCGTAGCTCAAGCCTTCGAGGCGGACGTTGGAGATGCAGTTGCGATAGGCATCGGTCAGGCCGACCTTGGGGTTGTAGGTGAAATACAGCCCCAGGCTGTCGGGGGAGCTGAGGCCGGGGCGTTCGCCGATCAGGATCACCGACATTTTTGCGCCGAGCCGCTGGGCTACTTCATCGGCCACCGCGACCCGGCCTTGCTCCACCAGGATCACGGGTGACACCGACCAGCCGTCAGCGGCGATCTGTTCTTCCAATCGTGCGAGGAACGGCAGCGTATGCCGATGCACCGCCAGCGCCGACAAGCCATCAGCGACGACGATGGCCAGGTCCACGCCGCCGGGGTGAGCCGCTGCGTAGTCATCCAGGATTTTTGCAGAGGCCTCGTCGAGCCGTCGGCCCAGGTCCGGGCGTTGCAGGTAGCTATGGCGGTCGGCGGCGGCGCTATGGAGCAGCAGGCTTTCGCGGCCGCGCTCGGCCAGTTGTGCACGAATCCCTTGGTGATCGAACGCCAGGTGCACCGCATCGCGGGCCTGGGCGTGGGCGTATTGGAAGTCCAGTTGCGCCTGGGTCGGCAGGCTGGTGCCGGTGCGACCCAGGGCGATGCGCGCCGGGGTCAGGCGGCGCAGTTCCAGCCAAGGGTTTTGTGGATCGACAGGTTTGTTATCCATCGGCAGCTCACTTATCCCAAATGCGCCAGGGCGTGACGGAACGCCGGTGGCAGGTTGTCGCCGAACCGCACCCGGCCATCGGCCTGGGTGAAGATGCCCATGTTCGCCAGCCAAGTCTCGAATTCCGGCGCCGGCTTCAGGCCCAGGGTCTGGCGGGCGTAGAGGGCGTCGTGGAACGAGGTGGTCTGGTAGTTGAGCATGATGTCGTCGGAGCCGGGGATGCCCATGATGAAGTTGATCCCGGCCACGCCCAGCAGGGTCAGCAGGGTGTCCATGTCGTCCTGGTCGGCTTCGGCGTGGTTGGTGTAGCAGATGTCGCAGCCCATCGGCACGCCCAAGAGCTTGCCGCAGAAGTGGTCTTCGAGGCCGGCGCGGATGATCTGTTTGCCGTTGTACAGGTATTCCGGGCCGATGAAACCTACAACCGTGTTCACCAAAAACGGCTTGAAATGGCGTGCCACGGCGTAGGCTCGGGTTTCGCAGGTCTGTTGATCGACGCCGTGGTGGGCGTTGGCCGACAGCGCGCTGCCCTGGCCGGTTTCGAAGTACATCAGGTTGTTGCCCAAGGTGCCGCGATTCAGGCTGAGCCCGGCGTCGTAGCCTTCCTTCAACACGTTGAGGTTGATGCCGAAACTGGCGTTGGCCGCTTCGGTGCCGGCGATGGACTGGAACACCAGGTCCAGGGGCACGCCACGGTTCGCCGCTTCGATGGAGGTAGTGACGTGGGTCAGCACGCAGCCTTGGGTGGGGATGTCGTAGCGCTGGATGATGGCGTCGAGCATTTCCAGCATCGCGCAGATCGACGCGGTGCTGTCGGTGGCCGGGTTGATGCCGATCATGGCGTCGCCGTTGCCGTAGAGCAGGCCGTCGAGGATGCTCGCCGCGATCCCGGCCGGTTCGTCGGTGGGGTGGTTGGGTTGCAGGCGGGTGGACAGGCGCCCGCGCAGGCCGAGGGTGCCGCGGAACTTGGTCACCACGCGGATTTTCTGTGCCACCAGCACCAGATCCTGCACGCGCATGATCTTCGACACGGCGGCGACCATTTCCGGCGTCAGCCCCGGAGCCAGTGCCCGCAGGCTCTGTTCATCGGCGGCGTCGCTGAGCAGCCAGTCGCGAAAACCGCCGACGGTGAGGTGGCTGACAACGGCGAAGGC harbors:
- a CDS encoding DUF2075 domain-containing protein, translating into MIVYAATKQQFLKDNDNDDIEEVILRHFKEATGKKVGVSEIRSWQGSLTYMAKVLRDDDLPSNAGLAIELHIPQSSKRIDFLLTGRDENQAKKAVLIELKQWSKASATTKDAIVKTALGGGLVETIHPSYQVWSYAALLEGFNEAVYDKSIEIRPCAYLHNYVSDGVIDSAHYQAHTSKAPLFLKGPEELTKLRSFLKKHITHGDNKEVLYELSNGKIRPSKALAEALTGLMDGKPEFVLIDDQKEVFESALVAAGEASIAAPKVLIIEGGPGTGKTVLAINLLVRLTALKLLSKYVSKNAAPRKVYESKLVGTIKRSHFSNFFSGSGAFIETEPNTFDALIVDEAHRLNEKSGLYGNLGENQIKELINSSKCSIFFIDEDQRVTLSDIGSKQAIRTFAKSKGATVEEYTLSSQFRCSGSDGYLAWLDDVLAIRLTANQLLDTSEYEFKVFNTPQAMHAAIEQKNHGNKARVVAGYCWPWLSKKDSKASDIVIGDDYARQWNLDQDGSLWIIAENSIEQVGCIHTCQGLEVDYIGVIIGPDLIVRDGKVLTSPHKRDKHDKSIRGWKKLMKEQPDFAQKETDLIIKNTYRTLMTRGMKGCYLYCTDQETAQYFESRLAEYRPR
- a CDS encoding HNH endonuclease produces the protein MSSSPTSNQSNPPWSRDELVLALNLYLLYRNGLPGVNHPEVRALSQSLNLIGNATGASKNQSFRNTNGVCMKLNNFRRWDPSYTNTGRTGLAKGNKDEELVWLEFADNPERLAEVVAAIKANVGTTSSATPIDLSAEEEPGFFEAEEGKVLTHVHRVRERDKKLVKRKKDEALKNHGVLQCEACGFNFSKTYGPDVDGVIDVHHTKPLHTLQPGDKTKLADLALLCANCHRVVHSRRKWLSVAEVKDRYQAAKNKA
- a CDS encoding DUF6124 family protein — its product is MAKITPNPPTTDEHVSRAQSARNNKLDDAANRALDYYLKPTPKSETSDKPNTIFRIAPDVDSECLLANLSENLASANAMISDLAFGLEGSRRHFALGILQVIEVSELLANRALDIVEVR
- a CDS encoding DUF6124 family protein; translated protein: MVKITPNPPATDETVSRVQSARNKKLDAAANRALDFYLKPTPKKETSDNPNSIFRIAPDVDSECLLASLSEKLAAANAMISDLAFDLEGSRRRVAMGILQVIEVSELLANRALDIVEVR
- a CDS encoding nucleotide pyrophosphohydrolase, with translation MSKADGTSKQLIDVENLAASLQRFADDRDWHQFHSPKNLLLALTGEVGELCEVFQWMSEADSLAAANHPTTAQSVRDELADVLMYLVRLSSVLGVDLNEAVTSKLALNGQKYPVDKAKSTSKKYDQL
- the ppa gene encoding inorganic diphosphatase; the encoded protein is MSYSKIPAGKDLPNDIYVAIEIPANHAPIKYEIDKDSDCLFVDRFMATPMFYPANYGYIPNTLADDGDPLDVLVVTPYPVAPGSVIRARPVGILNMTDDGGGDAKVIAVPHDKLSQLYVDVKEYTDLPPLLIQQIEHFFANYKDLEKGKWVKIEGWAGADAAREAITKSVAAYKG
- a CDS encoding helix-turn-helix transcriptional regulator; its protein translation is MKKISSGDRFRALLKEAHIRSADFAKLYGVKSQHVNNWFNRGIPPGRIHSIASLLTVSPEWLAHGEGPQTPLGLGPGTTYEAAENDGVYSVVEPTDIELPFYKEVPIAPGETKTHIVEVPDQSIRLPRSHLESLEIDPSDAICITMVGDSMAERIEDGSTLAIDRGLTQIVDGQIYALEHDGMLRIKYLHRIPGNRLRLRSHNSAAYPDEVFSAEQIDAQHIHVIGWVFWWSTLNKQRPPVFD
- a CDS encoding glycoside hydrolase family 68 protein; this encodes MKTNPEKFGATPHQPSLWTRADALKVRADDPTTTQPLVRADFPVLNNDVFIWDTMPLRDLDGNVTSVDGWSVIFTLTADRHPNDPQYLDEDGNYDILRDWNDRHGRAKMYYWFSRTGKNWEFGGRVMAEGVSPTAREWAGTPILLNDRGEVDLYYTAVTPGATIVKVRGRVVTTEHGVSMVGFEKVKPLFEADGNMYQTEAQNAFWGFRDPWPFRDPKDGKLYMLFEGNVAGERGSHKVGEAEIGDVPPGYEDVGNSRYQTACVGIAVARDADGDDWEMLPPLLTAVGVNDQTERPHFVFQDGKYYLFTISHTFTYADGVTGPDGVYGFVADSLFGPYVPLNGSGLVLGNPSSQPFQTYSHYVMPNGLVTSFIDSVPTDETGTQIRVGGTEAPTVGMKIKGQQTFVVAEYDYGYIPPMLDVTLK